The Apium graveolens cultivar Ventura chromosome 6, ASM990537v1, whole genome shotgun sequence genome contains a region encoding:
- the LOC141666576 gene encoding E3 ubiquitin-protein ligase RSL1-like isoform X1 yields the protein MEAKTVFEPGNNIELKIEDDEDEFQSCCGDETALEEKEKSSCCKDENELEEKEESVEESIKDFLDGFSVKMFFKGVSIDVPGDSGLSGIGVFMERSAEFPVIQVQKKLDFCVEESVADYLALMDGLSEALQNDIRRVQAFTDSETLYNQITSDTKHDSPLFLALSERIMEHANRLDLFDLKYVPDIDIRRPLQLAQIAIGIVSFPAKKDAAVENCSICGKEKLASMVITVKCSHKICSYCIKTYVDRKVQGGQVPIRCPQPKCRYYISTSECRSFLPFTSYKLLEMALSKANILNSDKIYCPFSNCSVLVNTSEGSSAGASSPSQSDNSCLECPVRERDICINCGVPWHSTITCEQYQNLSFEEWNTHEISLHHLAQNKRWRQCEECHRMIELTHGCYHMTCWCGHEFCYSCGAEYIDAQQMCECAFWNDNYSGDVMTHPSQQFEQWAWESFGSLSTMMDAYSEQERSQLALIQRFLAGGFSLSDHQPDQYPPHHTDSYVDAMKDLRQLPWLERFVSVISDDYYDEYIQ from the exons ATGGAAGCAAAAACTGTGTTTGAACCTGGAAATAATATTGAATTGAAAATTGAAGATGACGAAGACGAGTTTCAAAGCTGTTGTGGAGATGAAACTGCATTAGAGGAGAAGGAAAAATCAAGCTGTTGTAAAGATGAAAATGAATTAGAGGAGAAGGAAGAATCAGTTGAGGAGAGTATAAAAGATTTTTTGGACGGGTTCTCTGTAAAGATGTTCTTCAAGGGTGTATCAATAGATGTTCCGGGAGATTCTGGATTATCTGGCATTGGGGTGTTTATGGAAAGGTCAGCTGAATTTCCTGTAATTCAGGTGCAGAAAAAGCTTGATTTTTGTGTTGAGGAATCGGTTGCCGATTATTTAGCTTTGATGGATGGCTTATCAGAGGCACTGCAGAATGATATTAGGCGTGTACAAGCTTTTACAGATTCTGAGACCCTATATAATCAG ATAACATCTGACACAAAGCATGACAGTCCGCTTTTCTTGGCATTAAGCGAAAGGATTATGGAACATGCTAACCGTCTGGATTTATTTGATCTGAAGTACGTTCCTGATATTGATATAAGGAGGCCACTTCAGTTAGCCCAAATTGCGATTGGGATTGTTTCTTTTCCTGCCAAAAAAGATGCTGCTGTCGAAAATTGTTCCATATGTGGGAAGGAGAAGCTTGCATCTATGGTGATTACTGTGAAATGTTCCCACAAGATATGTTCCTACTGTATAAAAACTTATGTTGATAGGAAAGTGCAAGGTGGTCAAGTTCCTATTAGATGCCCTCAACCTAAATGTCGATATTATATTTCTACCTCAGAATGTAGATCCTTTCTTCCATTTACCTCGTATAAGTTGCTGGAGATGGCTTTATCTAAAGCAAACATACTCAATTCGGATAAAATCTATTGCCCCTTTTCAAATTGTTCAGTTCTTGTTAATACTAGTGAGGGCTCGTCAGCTGGTGCAAGTTCACCAAGTCAATCAGATAATAGTTGTTTGGAGTGCCCAGTTCGTGAAAGAGATATATGCATAAATTGTGGCGTACCTTGGCATTCCACTATAACATGTGAACAGTATCAAAACCTGTCATTCGAAGAATGGAATACTCATGAGATTAGTTTGCATCATCTAGCTCAAAATAAAAGGTGGAGGCAATGTGAAGAGTGTCATAGAATGATTGAGCTTACACATGGCTGTTATCACATGACCTGCTG GTGTGGACATGAGTTCTGCTATTCTTGCGGTGCTGAATACATAGATGCACAACAGATGTGTGAGTGTGCATTCTGGAACGATAACTACTCTGGCGATGTGATGACTCACCCTTCCCAACAGTTTGAGCAATGGGCATGGGAATCATTTGGTTCTCTGTCCACGATGATGGATGCCTACTCAGAGCAAGAGAGATCACAATTGGCACTCATCCAGAGGTTCCTTGCCGGAGGTTTTAGTTTGAGTGACCATCAGCCAGACCAATACCCTCCACACCACACAGACTCGTACGTTGATGCCATGAAGGATCTTCGTCAGCTTCCTTGGCTTGAGAGATTCGTGTCAGTAATAAGTGATGACTACTATGATGAGTATATCCAGTGA
- the LOC141666576 gene encoding E3 ubiquitin-protein ligase RSL1-like isoform X2 yields the protein MEAKTVFEPGNNIELKIEDDEDEFQSCCGDETALEEKEKSSCCKDENELEEKEESVEESIKDFLDGFSVKMFFKGVSIDVPGDSGLSGIGVFMERSAEFPVIQVQKKLDFCVEESVADYLALMDGLSEALQNDIRRVQAFTDSETLYNQITSDTKHDSPLFLALSERIMEHANRLDLFDLKYVPDIDIRRPLQLAQIAIGIVSFPAKKDAAVENCSICGKEKLASMVITVKCSHKICSYCIKTYVDRKVQGGQVPIRCPQPKCRYYISTSECRSFLPFTSYKLLEMALSKANILNSDKIYCPFSNCSVLVNTSEGSSAGASSPSQSDNSCLECPVRERDICINCGVPWHSTITCEQYQNLSFEEWNTHEISLHHLAQNKRWRQCEECHRMIELTHGCYHMTCWCSYNSWLRANSPNLLILSLQGLSQQLVVNNLIPSLLL from the exons ATGGAAGCAAAAACTGTGTTTGAACCTGGAAATAATATTGAATTGAAAATTGAAGATGACGAAGACGAGTTTCAAAGCTGTTGTGGAGATGAAACTGCATTAGAGGAGAAGGAAAAATCAAGCTGTTGTAAAGATGAAAATGAATTAGAGGAGAAGGAAGAATCAGTTGAGGAGAGTATAAAAGATTTTTTGGACGGGTTCTCTGTAAAGATGTTCTTCAAGGGTGTATCAATAGATGTTCCGGGAGATTCTGGATTATCTGGCATTGGGGTGTTTATGGAAAGGTCAGCTGAATTTCCTGTAATTCAGGTGCAGAAAAAGCTTGATTTTTGTGTTGAGGAATCGGTTGCCGATTATTTAGCTTTGATGGATGGCTTATCAGAGGCACTGCAGAATGATATTAGGCGTGTACAAGCTTTTACAGATTCTGAGACCCTATATAATCAG ATAACATCTGACACAAAGCATGACAGTCCGCTTTTCTTGGCATTAAGCGAAAGGATTATGGAACATGCTAACCGTCTGGATTTATTTGATCTGAAGTACGTTCCTGATATTGATATAAGGAGGCCACTTCAGTTAGCCCAAATTGCGATTGGGATTGTTTCTTTTCCTGCCAAAAAAGATGCTGCTGTCGAAAATTGTTCCATATGTGGGAAGGAGAAGCTTGCATCTATGGTGATTACTGTGAAATGTTCCCACAAGATATGTTCCTACTGTATAAAAACTTATGTTGATAGGAAAGTGCAAGGTGGTCAAGTTCCTATTAGATGCCCTCAACCTAAATGTCGATATTATATTTCTACCTCAGAATGTAGATCCTTTCTTCCATTTACCTCGTATAAGTTGCTGGAGATGGCTTTATCTAAAGCAAACATACTCAATTCGGATAAAATCTATTGCCCCTTTTCAAATTGTTCAGTTCTTGTTAATACTAGTGAGGGCTCGTCAGCTGGTGCAAGTTCACCAAGTCAATCAGATAATAGTTGTTTGGAGTGCCCAGTTCGTGAAAGAGATATATGCATAAATTGTGGCGTACCTTGGCATTCCACTATAACATGTGAACAGTATCAAAACCTGTCATTCGAAGAATGGAATACTCATGAGATTAGTTTGCATCATCTAGCTCAAAATAAAAGGTGGAGGCAATGTGAAGAGTGTCATAGAATGATTGAGCTTACACATGGCTGTTATCACATGACCTGCTG GTGTAGCTACAACTCTTGGTTACGAGCAAATTCTCCCAATCTTCTAATCCTCAGTCTGCAAGGATTATCCCAGCAATTGGTGGTCAACAATCTAATACCGTCCTTACTTCTCTGA